Proteins encoded within one genomic window of Solibaculum mannosilyticum:
- the cas2 gene encoding CRISPR-associated endonuclease Cas2, producing the protein MLVLITYDVSTDTAAGRKRLHKVAKTCVNWGQRVQNSVFECKVDAAQYAQLKDLLSQIIDLEKDSIRFYNLGDRYHRRIEHMGIRSGYDVEGVLMV; encoded by the coding sequence ATGCTGGTTCTCATCACTTACGACGTCAGCACGGATACTGCTGCCGGACGTAAACGGCTTCATAAGGTCGCTAAAACCTGTGTGAACTGGGGTCAAAGAGTGCAAAACAGTGTGTTTGAATGCAAAGTGGATGCCGCTCAATATGCACAATTAAAAGATCTTTTATCACAGATCATTGATCTGGAAAAAGACAGCATCCGTTTTTATAACTTGGGAGACCGCTATCATAGACGTATTGAACATATGGGAATTCGTTCAGGATATGATGTTGAAGGTGTCTTGATGGTGTGA
- a CDS encoding MarR family winged helix-turn-helix transcriptional regulator — protein sequence MENTFHMLLYRAFHAQRNYLRPFLDDIGLGSGQPKLIAYLAEKGPCHQRQLADYFEVDPAAICRMLDSLEKGGFIVRQVDLSNRRAGLVGLTDKGILANQMWQNHCRDMEQVLLNGFSSLEKEQFAQYLARAYHNFHQHRQS from the coding sequence TTGGAAAATACTTTTCACATGTTGTTGTATCGAGCTTTTCACGCTCAACGCAATTATCTTCGTCCGTTTTTGGACGATATTGGCCTTGGTTCCGGTCAGCCAAAGCTCATCGCTTATCTGGCGGAAAAAGGCCCTTGTCATCAACGTCAGTTAGCCGACTATTTTGAAGTGGATCCTGCTGCTATCTGTCGGATGCTCGATTCTCTCGAAAAGGGTGGTTTTATTGTCCGTCAAGTGGATCTCTCCAATCGACGCGCCGGTTTAGTAGGCCTGACCGATAAAGGAATACTGGCCAATCAAATGTGGCAAAATCACTGCCGGGATATGGAGCAAGTTTTGTTGAACGGGTTCTCTTCTTTGGAAAAAGAGCAATTCGCCCAGTATCTCGCCCGTGCTTACCATAATTTCCATCAGCACAGGCAATCATAA
- a CDS encoding ABC transporter ATP-binding protein: protein MNDLKRLLHYLGPYRKDMILGALLVFAETLFELIIPILMADIIDVGVANHDIPFILQKGIQMGICAILSLLTGLLYARYAARASYGFGSRIREAQYEKLQHYSFANLDHFETSSLVTRMTTDVTVLQNAINGGFRPMARGPVMLILGVGLSFWMNAKLAIVFLVCTPILALTLFFIVRKVSPMYHRLQKAMDRLNDVVQEGLTAIRAVKAFVRGDYEEEKFKSVNDDLMQTSQRTFHFAVLNLPAFQFTMYAAAVLIMWFGGNMILQSQLQVGDLTGFLSYVLQVMNALMMISSVFLLLTRSLASAKRIVEVLDEEPTLSSPKESLSQVPDGSVRFEHVSFRYSKDAQEDALSDISLTIPSGQTVGILGGTGSAKTTLVQLIPRLYDATEGSVLVGGNDVRKYDVEALRDAVGIVLQKNVLFSGTVRENLLWGNESADDETLWEACRAACADEFLKRMPKGLDTDLGQGGVNVSGGQKQRLCIARTLLKHPKILIFDDSTSAVDTATEGRIRASLAQMKDMTKIIIAQRVTSVMDTDQIIILDDGKIHAIGTHHDLLDHDPIYQEIYASQMKGGDPHGAEQCKTS from the coding sequence ATGAACGATCTCAAACGATTGCTCCATTACTTGGGACCTTATCGCAAGGACATGATCTTAGGTGCACTTCTCGTATTCGCTGAGACACTCTTTGAACTGATTATCCCTATCCTTATGGCGGATATTATCGACGTCGGTGTAGCCAATCATGATATTCCCTTCATTCTCCAAAAGGGAATTCAAATGGGGATTTGCGCAATCTTATCTTTGCTTACCGGTCTGCTTTATGCTCGATACGCTGCCCGTGCCTCCTATGGATTTGGTTCCCGGATCCGGGAGGCTCAGTACGAGAAACTTCAGCATTATTCCTTCGCCAACTTGGATCATTTTGAAACTTCCTCGTTGGTCACCCGCATGACCACCGATGTCACCGTACTGCAAAATGCCATCAACGGTGGCTTCCGTCCGATGGCCCGTGGACCGGTTATGTTGATCCTGGGGGTGGGACTCTCCTTTTGGATGAACGCCAAACTAGCCATCGTTTTCTTAGTGTGCACTCCTATCCTTGCCTTGACGTTGTTCTTTATTGTGCGGAAAGTATCCCCTATGTATCACCGGCTGCAAAAAGCTATGGATCGTTTAAACGACGTCGTTCAGGAGGGCTTGACGGCTATCCGTGCAGTCAAAGCCTTTGTCCGCGGCGACTACGAGGAGGAAAAATTCAAAAGCGTCAACGACGATCTGATGCAAACCAGTCAACGCACCTTTCACTTCGCCGTATTAAACCTCCCGGCTTTCCAGTTTACCATGTATGCGGCTGCAGTACTTATTATGTGGTTCGGCGGGAATATGATCCTCCAAAGCCAGCTGCAGGTGGGAGATCTCACCGGCTTTTTAAGCTATGTGTTGCAGGTCATGAACGCTTTGATGATGATTTCCAGCGTGTTTTTACTCCTCACCCGGTCGCTTGCCAGCGCCAAGCGCATCGTGGAGGTTCTGGATGAAGAACCTACGTTATCTTCCCCAAAGGAATCTTTATCCCAAGTTCCAGATGGAAGCGTCCGATTTGAACACGTATCTTTCCGCTATTCCAAAGACGCCCAAGAGGATGCACTGTCGGACATCAGTCTGACCATCCCCTCTGGACAGACGGTCGGCATCTTAGGAGGTACCGGTTCCGCCAAAACCACTTTGGTCCAGTTGATCCCCCGCCTCTACGATGCCACAGAGGGAAGTGTACTGGTCGGCGGGAATGATGTACGTAAATACGATGTGGAGGCCCTGCGGGATGCCGTCGGAATTGTTCTCCAAAAAAACGTACTATTTTCCGGCACTGTGCGCGAAAACCTCCTATGGGGCAATGAGAGCGCCGATGACGAAACCCTTTGGGAAGCATGCCGCGCCGCTTGTGCCGATGAATTCCTCAAACGCATGCCCAAGGGTCTGGATACCGATCTGGGACAAGGAGGAGTCAATGTTTCCGGCGGGCAAAAACAGAGGTTGTGCATCGCAAGGACCCTTCTCAAGCATCCCAAGATCCTTATCTTCGACGACTCCACCAGCGCCGTAGACACCGCTACCGAAGGCCGGATCCGCGCCTCCTTGGCCCAGATGAAAGACATGACCAAAATTATCATCGCCCAGCGCGTCACTTCGGTTATGGATACCGATCAAATCATCATTTTAGACGATGGCAAAATCCACGCCATCGGCACGCATCACGACCTGCTGGATCACGATCCCATTTATCAGGAAATTTATGCGTCCCAGATGAAAGGAGGGGATCCTCATGGCGCAGAACAATGCAAAACGTCCTAA
- a CDS encoding ABC transporter ATP-binding protein, giving the protein MAQNNAKRPKNLGSTIGSLLSYMGRHKLLLLVVAVLVTVSALANLLGTYMIRPVVNNLADGSLQTLAIGVLVTAAIYGIGVLAAYGYTQTMVKAAQKVLFDIRRDLFSHLQTLPLRFFDTQRHGDIMSYFTNDVDTISEALNNSFTMVIQSFIQIVGTFVLLFVLNWRLSLVAVVCYGAMFFYIRYSGKRSKQYFTRQQVILGDLDGYVEEMIGGQKVVKVFNHEEENLKTFREKNEKLRKAGTSAQTYAATMIPAIVSISYINYAIVAVLGGIMAMNGQTDVGSLASYLVFVRQAAMPLNQFTQQSNFLLAALAGAERIFDAMKQQPEVDEGTIDLVNVRDQDGKLTACNEKTGRWAWSETGKQLVPLKGDVRFEHVTFSYDGKHPILKDISLYAKPGQKIAFVGSTGAGKTTITNLINRFYDVQEGRLLYDGIDVRSIRKDALRRSLGMVLQDTHLFTGTIADNIRFGKLDATQDEIIHAAKIANAHSFIRRLPQGYDTVLTSDGANLSQGQRQLLAIARAAVADPPVLILDEATSSIDTRTEALIEKGMDRLMEGRTVFVIAHRLSTVRNADAILVLEHGQIVERGCHEELLAQKGEYYQLYNGMFELS; this is encoded by the coding sequence ATGGCGCAGAACAATGCAAAACGTCCTAAGAATCTGGGTTCTACCATCGGTTCTTTGCTCTCCTACATGGGAAGGCACAAGCTTCTCCTTCTAGTGGTCGCCGTCTTGGTCACCGTCAGCGCCTTGGCCAATCTGCTGGGTACCTATATGATCCGCCCGGTGGTCAACAATCTGGCGGATGGCAGTCTCCAAACGCTGGCCATCGGCGTTCTGGTCACCGCCGCGATCTATGGCATCGGCGTTCTGGCGGCCTACGGCTACACCCAGACCATGGTCAAAGCCGCTCAAAAAGTTCTGTTCGACATCCGCAGGGATCTGTTTTCCCATCTTCAGACCCTCCCTCTCCGCTTTTTCGATACCCAACGTCACGGCGACATTATGAGCTATTTTACCAACGATGTGGATACCATCTCCGAGGCCCTCAACAACAGCTTCACCATGGTCATCCAGAGCTTCATCCAGATTGTTGGCACCTTTGTCCTTCTGTTTGTCCTCAACTGGAGGCTCTCCTTGGTGGCGGTGGTGTGCTACGGCGCCATGTTCTTCTACATCCGTTACAGCGGTAAGCGTAGCAAACAATATTTTACCCGTCAACAGGTCATCCTAGGCGATTTGGACGGCTATGTAGAAGAAATGATCGGCGGTCAAAAGGTGGTCAAAGTCTTTAACCACGAGGAGGAAAATCTCAAAACCTTCCGGGAGAAAAATGAAAAACTCCGCAAAGCCGGTACCAGTGCCCAGACGTACGCCGCCACGATGATCCCGGCCATTGTCAGCATCTCCTACATCAATTACGCTATTGTAGCCGTGCTGGGCGGCATCATGGCGATGAACGGTCAAACCGATGTGGGCAGTCTGGCAAGCTACCTGGTGTTTGTCCGCCAGGCCGCCATGCCTCTCAACCAGTTCACGCAACAGAGCAACTTTCTCCTAGCCGCGTTGGCCGGCGCTGAACGCATCTTTGACGCTATGAAACAGCAGCCGGAAGTGGACGAAGGTACCATCGATTTGGTCAATGTCCGGGACCAGGACGGTAAACTGACGGCCTGCAACGAAAAAACCGGGCGTTGGGCTTGGTCGGAAACAGGAAAGCAACTGGTCCCTCTCAAGGGAGACGTCCGGTTTGAACACGTCACCTTCAGCTACGACGGGAAGCATCCCATTTTAAAGGACATCAGCCTCTACGCCAAACCCGGCCAGAAAATCGCCTTTGTGGGTTCTACCGGCGCAGGAAAAACCACCATCACCAATCTCATCAACCGGTTTTACGACGTACAGGAAGGACGTCTGCTTTACGATGGGATCGACGTGCGCAGCATCCGCAAAGACGCCCTGCGCCGTTCCCTCGGGATGGTTCTACAGGATACCCATCTCTTTACCGGCACCATTGCCGACAACATCCGCTTTGGTAAACTGGACGCCACACAGGATGAAATTATCCATGCCGCTAAAATCGCCAATGCCCACTCCTTTATCCGCCGTCTTCCCCAGGGGTATGACACAGTCCTGACCTCCGACGGCGCCAATCTATCCCAAGGCCAGCGGCAGCTTTTGGCCATCGCACGGGCGGCTGTGGCCGATCCCCCCGTCCTCATCCTGGACGAAGCCACCTCCAGCATCGATACGCGCACGGAAGCTTTGATCGAAAAAGGAATGGACCGTTTGATGGAGGGGCGCACGGTGTTTGTCATTGCCCACCGTCTCTCCACCGTCCGCAACGCCGACGCTATCTTGGTACTGGAACACGGTCAGATTGTGGAACGGGGATGTCACGAAGAACTTCTCGCCCAGAAAGGCGAATACTATCAGCTTTACAACGGTATGTTTGAATTGTCATAG